The Afipia massiliensis genome has a segment encoding these proteins:
- a CDS encoding feruloyl-CoA synthase — protein MTAATAHRQASAQALFAAPDIVAERKPDGSIWLKSATPLQPFARCVGDWLKQWARDTPDTVFLAERSSADAPWTKLTYREALRLVRAVGAWILAQDMSAERPLVILSDNSVDHAVFMLAAMHVGVPAAPVSPAYSLVSKDFDKLKSMIALLDPGAIYVSSAKMFAPALNAIAPLHTAIVVAGDPDGFDNAISFSSLTAAAETPDVARAFSGVGHDTIAKFLFTSGSTGTPKAVINTQRMLTSNQAAKIQTWPFLGEPNLTTLDWLPWSHTFGANHNFNCVLRNGGTLYIDSGKPAPGLFALSLANLRDVIPTVYFNVPRGYDMLIAALREDDELRRRFFSQVKLLFYAGAALPQNLWEALESLSIATVGHAVPMVSSWGSTETAPLATDCHFQAPRSGNIGVPIPGTEIKLVPTGDKLEARVRGPNVTPGYWKAPEQTAKAFDSDGFYLMGDAMVFADAARPELGLFFDGRVAEDFKLTSGTWVSVGTLRIAGIAALAPLAQDIVVTGHDKDDVRFLVFPSIPACRALAKLPDVGVADVLRAPSVREAVEQGLARLKAKGGGSSSFATRALLLADLPSVDGGEITDKGYINQRAVLSRRAPDLARLDDDGCGDWIGCPA, from the coding sequence ATGACGGCGGCCACCGCTCATCGTCAGGCCAGCGCGCAGGCGTTGTTCGCCGCACCGGACATTGTCGCCGAGCGCAAACCTGACGGAAGCATCTGGCTGAAATCGGCGACACCGTTGCAGCCGTTCGCGCGCTGTGTCGGCGACTGGCTCAAGCAATGGGCACGCGACACGCCCGATACGGTTTTCCTCGCGGAGCGCAGCAGCGCTGACGCGCCGTGGACCAAGCTGACTTATCGCGAAGCGTTGCGGCTCGTGCGCGCGGTGGGCGCCTGGATTCTGGCGCAGGATATGAGCGCGGAACGCCCGCTGGTGATTCTTTCCGACAATTCGGTCGATCATGCCGTGTTCATGCTGGCGGCGATGCATGTCGGCGTGCCGGCGGCGCCGGTGTCGCCGGCCTATTCGCTGGTCTCGAAGGATTTCGACAAACTGAAAAGCATGATCGCGCTGCTCGATCCCGGCGCGATCTATGTCTCCAGCGCGAAGATGTTCGCTCCCGCGTTGAACGCCATCGCGCCGCTGCACACGGCCATCGTTGTCGCCGGAGATCCGGATGGGTTCGACAATGCGATTTCATTTTCGTCGCTGACGGCTGCCGCAGAGACCCCGGATGTCGCGCGCGCGTTTTCTGGCGTCGGTCATGACACGATCGCGAAGTTTCTGTTCACGTCGGGTTCGACCGGCACGCCGAAGGCCGTCATCAACACCCAGCGCATGCTGACCTCCAACCAGGCCGCGAAAATCCAGACCTGGCCGTTTCTCGGCGAGCCCAATCTCACCACGCTCGACTGGCTGCCGTGGAGCCACACGTTCGGCGCCAATCACAACTTCAACTGCGTGCTGCGCAACGGCGGCACGCTTTACATCGACAGCGGCAAGCCCGCGCCCGGTCTGTTCGCGCTGTCGCTTGCCAATCTGCGTGATGTGATTCCGACGGTGTATTTCAACGTGCCGCGTGGCTACGACATGCTGATCGCAGCATTGCGCGAAGACGACGAACTGCGCCGGCGCTTCTTTTCGCAGGTGAAGCTCTTGTTCTATGCGGGCGCCGCGCTGCCGCAGAATCTCTGGGAAGCGCTGGAATCCTTGTCGATTGCGACCGTCGGCCACGCCGTGCCGATGGTGTCGTCATGGGGTTCGACCGAAACCGCGCCGCTCGCGACGGACTGCCACTTTCAGGCGCCGCGCTCGGGCAATATCGGCGTGCCGATCCCCGGTACGGAAATCAAGCTGGTGCCGACAGGCGACAAGCTCGAGGCGCGGGTGCGCGGCCCGAACGTGACGCCGGGATACTGGAAAGCACCGGAGCAGACCGCGAAGGCGTTCGACAGCGATGGCTTCTATCTGATGGGCGACGCGATGGTCTTCGCGGATGCCGCGCGCCCCGAACTGGGCCTGTTTTTCGATGGCCGCGTTGCCGAGGATTTCAAGCTGACGTCCGGCACCTGGGTCAGCGTCGGCACGCTGCGCATCGCGGGCATCGCCGCGCTTGCGCCATTGGCGCAGGACATCGTGGTCACCGGCCATGACAAGGACGACGTCCGCTTTCTGGTTTTTCCGAGTATCCCGGCCTGTCGCGCGCTGGCCAAACTGCCCGATGTCGGCGTTGCCGACGTACTGCGCGCTCCAAGTGTGCGCGAGGCGGTGGAGCAGGGGCTCGCGCGGCTGAAGGCGAAGGGCGGCGGCTCCTCAAGCTTCGCTACCCGTGCCTTGCTGCTGGCGGACCTGCCGTCGGTGGACGGCGGCGAGATCACCGACAAGGGTTACATCAACCAGCGCGCGGTGCTGTCGCGGCGCGCCCCAGACCTCGCAAGGCTCGACGACGACGGATGCGGCGACTGGATCGGATGTCCAGCCTGA